In Ascochyta rabiei chromosome 2, complete sequence, one genomic interval encodes:
- a CDS encoding acetyl-coenzyme-A carboxylase codes for MASAAHHGATGSDANGAPSSYAAQFELAPHFIGGNQLSAAAPGKVKDFVAANDGHTVITNVLIANNGIAAVKEIRSVRKWAYETFGDERAIQFTVMATPEDLQANAEYIRMADQYVEVPGGTNNNNYANVELIVDVAERMNVHAVWAGWGHASENPKLPESLAASPKKIVFIGPPGSAMRSLGDKISSTIVAQHAQVPCIPWSGTGVNEVEVDSQGIVTVRDEIYEKGCTKSWQEGLEAARKIGFPVMVKASEGGGGKGIRKVEREDEFEQLYKAAASEIPGSPIFIMKLAGSARHLEVQLLADQYGNNISLFGRDCSVQRRHQKIIEEAPVTVAGSKTFQEMEKAAVSLGRLVGYVSAGTVEYLYSHADDKFYFLELNPRLQVEHPTTEMVTGVNLPAAQLQIAMGLPLHRVRDIRLLYGADPHTSSPIDFEFSTAGSAQNQRRPTPKGHCTACRITSEDPDEGFKPSGGTIHDLNFRSSSNVWGYFSVSSAGGIHSFSDSQFGHIFAYGENRQASRKHMVVALKELSIRGDFRTTVEYLIKLLETPAFEDNTITTGWLDELITKKLTAERPDPMIAVISGAVTKAHVASEACISEYKTSLEKGQVPSKDVLKTVFPIDFIYEGFRYKFTATRSTLDSFTLFINGSKVSVGLRALADGGLLILLGGKSHNVYWKEEVGATRLSVDGKTCLLEQENDPTQLRTPSPGKLVKFTVENGDHIAKGQPFAEVEVMKMYMPLIAQEDGIVNLIKQPGATLEAGDILGVLALDDPSKVKSAQNFLGLLPDMGMPQVMGSKPPQRVAYLSGVLQNILQGFDNQVIMQSTLKELVEVLRDPELPYGEWNAQASALHARMPQKLDITLGQIVEKAHSRQLEFPSKQLSKAFDKFLAENVAKGDADLLKAGLAPLLDVISRYSEGLKAHEYSVVLQYLEQYWATERLFSSRNSRDEEVILKLRDENRDNIASVVHTVLSHTRVSAKNNLVIAILDLYRPNRPGVGNIAKYFKDTLKKLTELESRQTAKVSLKAREVLIQCAMPSLEERTAQMEHILRSAVVESRYGESGWDHREPNFEVIKEVVDSRYTVFDVLTQFFVHQDPWVALAALEVYTRRAYRAYQLQNINYHNEGEQQCLLSWDFVLRKVGEAEYGLAVEPSEPGTPSTPAFERPPRIHSMSDLSAWNARFENEPSRKGVVAPVEYLDDADESLAKALELFPSVGAYKKGGVSLKDGLSLKRTPTSGVNAPKQNTDELTGVLNVAVRDIEGVNDEEILERILPIVEEYKEELLARRIRRLTFICGHKDGTYPGYYTFRGPSYEEDDSIRHVEPALAFQLELGRLSKFNIKPVFTENRNIHIYEAVGKGAESDKRYFLRAVVRSGRLREEIPTAEYMVSETDRLMTDILDALEIVGTSQADMNHIFINFSHVFPLNPTEVEEAIGGFLERFGRRLWRLRVTGAEIRIIVTDPQTGIPYPLRVIITNTSGYVIQVEMYAERKSEKAGKWLFHSIGGTTKIGALHLQPVTTAYPTKGALQPKRYKAHLMGTQYVYDFPELFRQATENSWTAAIAKHAYLRDKQPPKGDCVEYFELVLDDNDNLAEVNRDPGNNIIGMVGWIVTAKTPEYPRGRRFIIIANDITFKIGSFGPQEDKFFHKCSELARKLGIPRIYLSANSGARIGLAEELIPHFSVAWKDADRPEAGFDYLYLTPEKYQHFVDGKRNDVICEKVEESGETRYKITTIIGQEDGLGVESLRGSGLIAGETSRAYEDIFTITLVTCRSVGIGAYLVRLGQRAIQIEGQPIILTGAQAINKLLGREVYTSNLQLGGTQIMYRNGVSHMTADDDFEGVSKIVKWMSYVPDKKGSPVPISPTADDWDRDVTYFPPNKAAYDVRHLIAGKEDADGFLSGLFDRGSFEESLGGWAKTVVVGRARLGGIPVGVIGVETRSVENVTPADPANPDSIEQVTSEAGGVWYPNSAFKTAQAIKDFNNGEQLPLMILANWRGFSGGQRDMYNEVLKYGSYIVDALVKFEQPIFVYIPPYGELRGGSWVVVDPTINPQYMEMYADVDSRGGVLEPEGIVGIKYRRERQLETMARNDPTYGALKRKLNDPATAQDQLQSIKAEMTKREELLLPIYGQIAIQFADLHDRSGRMEAKGVIRQALRWQNARRFFYWRLRRRLNEEYILKKLASAASPSQENPKPDAVTRATSMEMLKAWSQVPQFENDDMSVATWYEENRKTVHERVEKLKTDGIALEIANLMRRDREGGLKGVVSLLSTLPTGEKEEVLKMLNRA; via the exons ATGGCGAGCGCTGCACACCACGGCGCCACCGGCAGCGATGCCAATGGCGCGCCGAGCAGCTACGCCGCGCAGTTTGAGCTGGCGCCACACTTCATCGGCGGCAACCAACTGAGCGCCGCAGCCCCGGGCAAGGTCAAGGACTTTGTCGCGGCCAACGACGGCCACACGGTCATCACCAACGTGCTGATTGCCAACAACGGCATTGCGGCCGTCAAGGAGATCCGCAGCGTGCGCAAGTGGGCGTACGAGACGTTTGGCGACGAGCGCGCCATCCAGTTCACCGTCATGGCCACGCCCGAGGACCTGCAGGCCAACGCAGAGTACATCCGCATGGCCGACCAGTACGTCGAGGTGCCAGGCGgcaccaacaacaacaactacGCCAACGTCGAGCTCATCGTCGACGTGGCCGAGCGCATGAACGTCCATGCGGTATGGGCTGGGTG GGGACACGCCTCGGAGAACCCAAAGCTGCCCGAGTCGCTCGCAGCCAGCCCCAAGAAGATTGTCTTCATCGGCCCGCCCGGCTCGGCCATGCGCTCGCTCGGCGACAAGATCTCGTCGACCATTGTCGCCCAGCACGCCCAAGTCCCCTGCATCCCCTGGTCCGGCACGGGCGTCaacgaggtcgaggtcgacaGCCAGGGCATCGTCACCGTCCGCGATGAAATCTACGAAAAGGGCTGCACCAAGTCGTGGCAGGAGGGCCTCGAGGCCGCCCGCAAGATCGGCTTCCCCGTCATGGTCAAGGCGTCCgaaggcggcggcggcaagGGCATCCGCAAGGTCGAGCGCGAGGACGAGTTCGAGCAGCTGTACAAGGCCGCCGCCTCGGAGATCCCCGGCTCGCCCATCTTCATCATGAAGCTCGCCGGCAGCGCCCGCCACCTCGAGGTCCAGCTGCTGGCCGACCAGTACGGCAACAACATCTCGCTCTTCGGCCGCGACTGCTCCGTCCAGCGCCGCCACCAGAAGATCATCGAGGAGGCCCCCGTCACCGTCGCCGGCTCCAAGACGTTCCAGGAGATGGAAAAGGCCGCCGTCTCCCTGGGCCGCCTCGTCGGCTACGTGTCCGCCGGTACCGTCGAGTACCTGTACTCGCACGCCGACGACAAGTTCTACTTCCTCGAGCTGAACCCGCGTCTGCAGGTCGAGCACCCCACTACCGAGATGGTCACGGGCGTCAACCTGCCCGCCGCCCAGCTGCAGATCGCCATGGGCCTGCCCCTGCACCGCGTGCGCGACATCCGCCTGCTGTACGGCGCCGACCCCCACACCAGCTCGCCCATCGACTTTGAGTTCTCCACCGCCGGCAGCGCCCAGAACCAGCGCCGCCCCACCCCCAAGGGCCACTGCACCGCCTGCCGCATCACCTCCGAGGACCCGGACGAGGGCTTCAAGCCGTCCGGCGGCACCATCCACGACCTCAACTTCAGGAGTAGCTCCAACGTCTGGGGCTACTTCTCCGTCAGCTCTGCCGGTGGCATCCACAGCTTCTCCGACTCGCAGTTCGGCCACATCTTCGCCTACGGTGAGAACCGCCAGGCCTCACGGAAGCACATGGTCGTGGCCCTCAAGGAGCTGAGCATCCGCGGTGACTTCCGCACCACCGTCGAGTACCTCATCAAGCTACTCGAGACCCCTGCCTTCGAGGAcaacaccatcaccaccgGCTGGCTCGACGAGCTCATCACCAAGAAGCTGACGGCTGAGCGCCCCGACCCCATGATCGCCGTCATCTCCGGCGCCGTTACAAAAGCCCACGTTGCCTCCGAGGCGTGCATCAGCGAGTACAAGACCAGTCTCGAGAAGGGTCAGGTCCCGTCCAAGGACGTCCTGAAGACCGTGTTTCCAATCGACTTCATCTACGAGGGCTTCCGCTACAAGTTCACAGCGACACGGTCCACCCTCGACAGCTTCACCCTCTTCATCAACGGCTCCAAGGTGTCTGTTGGCCTCCGCGCGCTCGCCGACGGTGGTCTCCTGATTCTCCTCGGCGGAAAGTCGCACAACGTCTACTGGAAGGAGGAGGTCGGTGCTACCCGCCTCTCCGTCGACGGCAAGACCTGCCTTCTCGAGCAGGAGAACGACCCCACGCAGCTCCGCACACCCTCTCCTGGTAAGCTCGTCAAGTTCACTGTGGAGAACGGCGACCACATTGCCAAGGGCCAGCCTTTCGCCGAGGTCGAGGTCATGAAGATGTACATGCCTCTGATCGCTCAAGAGGACGGTATCGTCAACCTGATCAAGCAGCCGGGTGCTACTCTTGAGGCTGGTGACATTCTCGGTGTCCTAGCGCTCGATGACCCGTCCAAGGTCAAGTCGGCCCAGAACTTCTTAGGCCTTCTTCCCGACATGGGCATGCCTCAGGTCATGGGTAGCAAGCCCCCGCAGAGGGTCGCGTACCTGTCTGGTGTCCTTCAGAACATTCTCCAGGGTTTCGACAACCAGGTCATCATGCAGAGCACCCTCAAGGAGCTCGTCGAGGTCCTCCGCGACCCCGAGCTGCCGTACGGTGAGTGGAACGCCCAAGCTTCTGCGCTCCACGCGCGTATGCCGCAGAAGCTTGACATCACGCTCGGCCAGATCGTCGAGAAGGCTCACAGCCGTCAACTGGAGTTCCCCAGCAAGCAGCTCAGCAAGGCTTTCGACAAGTTCCTGGCTGAGAACGTTGCCAAGGGTGACGCTGATCTTCTCAAGGCTGGTCTGGCTCCTCTTCTGGACGTCATCAGCCGCTACTCCGAGGGCCTCAAGGCTCACGAGTACAGCGTTGTGCTCCAGTACCTCGAGCAGTACTGGGCCACCGAGCGCCTCTTCTCTTCCCGCAACTCGCGAGATGAGGAGGTCATCCTCAAGCTGCGTGACGAGAACCGCGATAACATCGCCAGCGTCGTCCATACTGTCCTTTCTCACACTCGTGTTAGCGCCAAGAACAACCTTGTCATTGCTATTCTCGACCTCTACCGCCCCAACAGGCCCGGTGTCGGCAACATTGCCAAGTACTTCAAGGACACACTGAAGAAGCTCACTGAGCTCGAGTCGAGGCAAACCGCCAAGGTGTCGCTCAAGGCCCGTGAGGTCCTCATCCAGTGCGCCATGCCTTCTCTTGAGGAGCGTACTGCGCAGATGGAGCACATCCTGCGCTCCGCCGTCGTCGAGTCGCGCTACGGCGAGAGCGGTTGGGACCACCGTGAGCCCAACTTCGAGGTCATCAAGGAGGTTGTAGACTCCAGGTACACTGTCTTCGACGTCCTGACCCAATTCTTCGTTCACCAGGACCCGTGGGTTGCTCTGGCTGCCCTGGAGGTGTACACTCGTCGCGCTTACCGTGCGTACCAGCTCCAGAACATCAACTACCACAACGAGGGCGAGCAGCAGTGTCTGCTCTCTTGGGACTTTGTGCTCCGCAAGGTTGGCGAGGCAGAGTACGGTCTTGCTGTCGAGCCGTCTGAGCCCGGCACACCAAGCACCCCTGCCTTCGAGCGCCCGCCCCGCATCCACTCCATGAGCGATCTGTCTGCGTGGAACGCTCGCTTCGAAAACGAGCCCTCTAGGAAGGGTGTCGTTGCTCCCGTCGAGTACCTTGACGATGCGGATGAGTCTCTCGCCAAGGCTCTTGAGCTGTTCCCCTCTGTCGGCGCCTATAAGAAGGGCGGCGTCAGTCTGAAGGACGGTTTGTCGCTCAAGCGCACTCCTACCAGCGGCGTCAATGCGCCCAAGCAGAACACCGACGAGCTTACTGGTGTTTTGAACGTCGCTGTGCGCGACATTGAGGGTGTCAACGACGAGGAGATCCTCGAACGCATTCTGCCCATTGTCGAGGAGTACAAGGAGGAGCTCCTCGCCCGCCGCATTCGCCGTCTCACTTTCATCTGTGGTCACAAGGACGGAACGTACCCCGGCTACTACACTTTCCGCGGACCCAGCTACGAGGAAGACGACAGTATCCGTCACGTCGAGCCTGCTCTTGCCTTCCAGCTCGAGCTTGGGAGACTGTCCAAGTTCAACATCAAGCCCGTCTTCACTGAGAACCGCAACATCCACATCTACGAGGCTGTTGGCAAGGGCGCTGAGAGTGACAAGCGCTACTTCTTGCGCGCTGTAGTCCGTTCCGGACGTCTTCGGGAAGAGATTCCCACCGCCGAGTACATGGTCTCTGAGACTGACAGGTTGATGACTGACATTCTGGATGCTCTCGAGATCGTCGGCACCTCGCAGGCTGACATGAACCACATCTTCATCAACTTTTCTCACGTCTTCCCGCTCAACCCTACGGAGGTCGAGGAGGCCATTGGTGGTTTCTTGGAGCGCTTCGGCCGCAGGCTCTGGCGTCTCCGTGTGACTGGTGCTGAGATCCGCATTATCGTCACTGACCCTCAGACCGGCATTCCCTACCCTCTCCGCGTCATCATCACCAACACCTCAGGATACGTCATCCAGGTTGAGATGTACGCGGAGCGCAAGTCTGAGAAGGCGGGCAAGTGGCTCTTCCACAGCATCGGTGGCACAACCAAGATTGGCGCGCTCCACCTCCAGCCGGTCACCACCGCTTACCCTACTAAGGGTGCTCTGCAGCCCAAGAGGTACAAAGCTCATCTCATGGGAACTCAGTACGTCTACGACTTTCCCGAGCTCTTCCGCCAGGCCACCGAGAACAGCTGGACCGCAGCAATCGCCAAGCACGCTTACCTGCGTGACAAGCAGCCGCCCAAGGGTGACTGCGTTGAGTACTTCGAGTTGGTGctcgacgacaacgacaacctGGCTGAAGTCAACCGCGACCCTGGCAACAACATCATTGGCATGGTTGGTTGGATCGTCACAGCCAAGACACCCGAGTACCCTCGTGGCCGCCGCTTCATCATCATCGCCAACGACATCACCTTTAAGATTGGTTCTTTCGGTCCTCAGGAAGACAAGTTCTTCCACAAGTGCTCTGAGCTCGCACGTAAGCTCGGCATTCCTCGAATCTACCTCTCGGCCAACTCTGGTGCCCGTATTGGTCTAGCCGAGGAGCTGATCCCTCACTTCTCGGTTGCCTGGAAGGACGCCGACAGGCCCGAGGCTGGCTTCGACTACCTCTACCTCACCCCTGAGAAGTACCAGCACTTTGTTGATGGCAAGCGCAACGACGTCATCTGCGAGAAGGTCGAAGAGTCCGGTGAGACACGATACAAGATCACCACCATCATTGGTCAGGAGGACGGTCTTGGTGTGGAGTCGCTTCGTGGCTCTGGTCTCATTGCTGGTGAGACTTCGAGGGCTTACGAGGACATTTTCACCATCACTTTGGTGACTTGCCGCTCTGTTG GTATCGGTGCCTACCTCGTCCGTCTTGGTCAACGTGCTATCCAGATTGAGGGCCAGCCCATTATCCTCACTGGTGCTCAGGCTATCAACAAGCTGCTGGGTCGCGAAGTCTACACGTCCAACCTCCAGCTCGGTGGCACCCAGATCATGTACAGGAACGGTGTTTCCCACATGACCGCCGATGACGACTTCGAGGGTGTTTCCAAGATTGTCAAGTGGATGTCGTATGTGCCTGACAAGAAGGGCAGCCCTGTTCCTATCTCACCTACGGCTGACGACTGGGACCGCGATGTCACCTACTTCCCGCCCAACAAGGCTGCCTACGACGTCAGGCATCTCATTGCTGGAAAGGAAGACGCGGACGGCTTCCTGTCTGGTCTCTTTGATCGCGGCTCTTTCGAGGAGAGCCTCGGTGGATGGGCCAAGACTGTTGTTGTTGGTCGTGCGCGTCTCGGTGGCATTCCTGTGGGTGTCATTGGTGTGGAGACTCGCTCGGTCGAGAATGTCACGCCTGCCGATCCTGCCAACCCCGACTCCATTGAGCAAGTCACGTCCGAGGCTGGTGGTGTGTGGTACCCCAACTCGGCCTTCAAGACCGCTCAGGCCATCAAGGATTTCAACAATGGTGAGCAGTTGCCTCTGATGATCCTCGCCAACTGGCGTGGTTTCTCTGGTGGCCAGCGCGATATGTACAACGAGGTCCTCAAGTACGGTTCGTACATTGTTGACGCTCTCGTCAAGTTCGAGCAGCCCATCTTCGTCTACATTCCACCCTACGGCGAACTCCGTGGTGGATCCTGGGTCGTCGTCGACCCCACCATCAACCCACAGTACATGGAGATGTACGCCGATGTGGACTCGCGCGGAGGTGTCCTCGAGCCTGAGGGTATCGTGGGCATCAAGTACCGCCGTGAACGCCAGCTCGAGACCATGGCCCGCAACGACCCCACATACGGCGCCCTGAAGCGCAAGCTGAACGACCCCGCCACAGCCCAGGACCAGTTGCAGTCCATCAAGGCTGAGATGACAAAGCGCGAagaactgctgctgcccATCTACGGCCAAATTGCGATCCAGTTCGCCGACTTGCACGACCGCTCCGGCCGCATGGAGGCCAAGGGCGTCATTCGCCAGGCGTTGCGCTGGCAGAACGCGAGGAGGTTCTTCTACTGGCGTCTCCGCCGCAGATTGAACGAGGAGTATATTCTCAAGAAGCTCGCGTCGGCCGCCTCACCCAGCCAAGAGAACCCCAAGCCCGACGCCGTCACACGCGCAACGAGCATGGAGATGCTCAAGGCGTGGAGTCAGGTTCCGCAGTTCGAGAACGACGACATGAGCGTCGCGACATGGTACGAGGAGAACCGCAAGACGGTGCACGAGCGCGTCGAGAAGCTTAAGACGGACGGCATCGCACTGGAGATTGCCAACCTGATGCGCAGGGACCGCGAAGGCGGCCTCAAGGGCGTCGTTAGCCTGCTCAGCACCCTGCCTACAggcgagaaggaggaggTGCTCAAGATGCTGAACCGGG